In Amaranthus tricolor cultivar Red isolate AtriRed21 chromosome 3, ASM2621246v1, whole genome shotgun sequence, a single window of DNA contains:
- the LOC130809305 gene encoding uncharacterized protein LOC130809305 isoform X1: protein MLESNYTSQNPIADPNSIYYIHPNENPTVSLVSEKFNGDNYADWKRAMVLALSMKNKIAFIDGSMIKPEPNDPLFKGWERCNNMIISYLLRSVDNTIAKSVLYFSTAYEIWKDLEDRYSVISGPQLFSLQQNLSKINQDDSPIAVFFTKIKGIWDQISAANPTPICTCNGCSCNFLKKFIKNQQDERLVQFLMKLDNKHNAVRTNILMMNPLPNISVAYNLLIQDERQQEIADVLNKHSTMAFTASDGVRGGINRPTTLKKNNLYCEYCKMTNHTIHKCYKLKGYPKNEKNNKGIKGRRVAAMTCEEESDDEPDPETDLCKQLVNLIKESKKCNDIQAIEKANTAVHDPGSFTEKYTGSW from the exons ATGCTTGAATCGAATTATACTTCACAAAATCCAATTGCTGATCCAAATTCTATATACTACATTCACCCAAATGAAAACCCTACTGTTTCTTTGGTTTCAGAGAAATTCAATGGTGATAATTACGCTGATTGGAAGAGAGCTATGGTTTTAGCTttgtcaatgaagaacaaaattgCTTTTATTGATGGAAGCATGATTAAGCCTGAACCCAATGATCCTCTCTTCAAAGGTTGGGAAAGATGCAACAACATGATAATTTCATATCTACTCAGATCTGTGGACAATACTATAGCAAAGAGCGTTTTATATTTCTCCACTGCTTACGAGAtctggaaagatcttgaagatcGATATTCAGTAATATCAGGACCACAACTATTTTCTTTACAACAAAATTTAAGCAAGATTAATCAAGACGATAGTCCTATTGCagtattttttacaaaaatcaaaGGTATTTGGGACCAAATCAGTGCGGCAAACCCTACTCCAATCTGCACATGCAATGGCTGTTCATGCAATTTCTTAAagaaatttatcaaaaatcagCAAGATGAAAGATTAGTACAATTTCTCATGAAATTGGACAACAAACACAATGCTGTTAGAACAAATATTCTAATGATGAATCCTCTTCCTAATATTTCTGTTGCCTACAACTTACTCATACAAGATGAGAGACAACAAGAAATAGCAGATGTGCTCAACAAACATTCCACCATGGCATTCACTGCAAGTGATGGAGTTAGAGGTGGGATAAACAGACCTACAACCCTTAAGAAGAACAACCTGTACTGTGAGTATTGCAAAATGACAAACCATACCATACATAAGTGTTACAAGCTAAAAGGTTATCCCAAGAATGAGAAGAACAACAAGGGAATAAAAGGAAGAAGAGTGGCAGCCATGACTTGTGAAGAAGAATCAGATGATGAACCAGATCCAGAAACTGATTTATGCAAACAATTAGTAAACCTGATTAAAGAAAGCAAAAAATGCAATGACATTCAAGCCATAGAAAAGGCCAACACAGCAG TGCATGATCCAGGATCATTCACAGAGAAGTACACTGGTTCTTGGTAA
- the LOC130809305 gene encoding uncharacterized protein LOC130809305 isoform X2, with translation MLESNYTSQNPIADPNSIYYIHPNENPTVSLVSEKFNGDNYADWKRAMVLALSMKNKIAFIDGSMIKPEPNDPLFKGWERCNNMIISYLLRSVDNTIAKSVLYFSTAYEIWKDLEDRYSVISGPQLFSLQQNLSKINQDDSPIAVFFTKIKGIWDQISAANPTPICTCNGCSCNFLKKFIKNQQDERLVQFLMKLDNKHNAVRTNILMMNPLPNISVAYNLLIQDERQQEIADVLNKHSTMAFTASDGVRGGINRPTTLKKNNLYCEYCKMTNHTIHKCYKLKGYPKNEKNNKGIKGRRVAAMTCEEESDDEPDPETDLCKQLVNLIKESKKCNDIQAIEKANTAGSFTEKYTGSW, from the exons ATGCTTGAATCGAATTATACTTCACAAAATCCAATTGCTGATCCAAATTCTATATACTACATTCACCCAAATGAAAACCCTACTGTTTCTTTGGTTTCAGAGAAATTCAATGGTGATAATTACGCTGATTGGAAGAGAGCTATGGTTTTAGCTttgtcaatgaagaacaaaattgCTTTTATTGATGGAAGCATGATTAAGCCTGAACCCAATGATCCTCTCTTCAAAGGTTGGGAAAGATGCAACAACATGATAATTTCATATCTACTCAGATCTGTGGACAATACTATAGCAAAGAGCGTTTTATATTTCTCCACTGCTTACGAGAtctggaaagatcttgaagatcGATATTCAGTAATATCAGGACCACAACTATTTTCTTTACAACAAAATTTAAGCAAGATTAATCAAGACGATAGTCCTATTGCagtattttttacaaaaatcaaaGGTATTTGGGACCAAATCAGTGCGGCAAACCCTACTCCAATCTGCACATGCAATGGCTGTTCATGCAATTTCTTAAagaaatttatcaaaaatcagCAAGATGAAAGATTAGTACAATTTCTCATGAAATTGGACAACAAACACAATGCTGTTAGAACAAATATTCTAATGATGAATCCTCTTCCTAATATTTCTGTTGCCTACAACTTACTCATACAAGATGAGAGACAACAAGAAATAGCAGATGTGCTCAACAAACATTCCACCATGGCATTCACTGCAAGTGATGGAGTTAGAGGTGGGATAAACAGACCTACAACCCTTAAGAAGAACAACCTGTACTGTGAGTATTGCAAAATGACAAACCATACCATACATAAGTGTTACAAGCTAAAAGGTTATCCCAAGAATGAGAAGAACAACAAGGGAATAAAAGGAAGAAGAGTGGCAGCCATGACTTGTGAAGAAGAATCAGATGATGAACCAGATCCAGAAACTGATTTATGCAAACAATTAGTAAACCTGATTAAAGAAAGCAAAAAATGCAATGACATTCAAGCCATAGAAAAGGCCAACACAGCAG GATCATTCACAGAGAAGTACACTGGTTCTTGGTAA